Proteins from one Chitinophaga oryzae genomic window:
- a CDS encoding DJ-1/PfpI family protein produces the protein MQKLKIGMFLFPDMTILDFTGPYDVFVKAPCFEVVLLGETTAPFKVEGGLTIQPSVTMAACPQLDILFVPGGKGINALLTNGAVLDFLRQQALGAKYITSVCTGALVLAAAGLLQGYKATTHWRSLELLRMLGVDVVEERVVRDRNRITGGGVTAGIDFALSLTAMIGGEELARIVQLQLEYNPAPPFRAGSPHTAGTPVLQATRELTKHMLETRRGIIRALLQERGMPAAPPS, from the coding sequence ATGCAGAAACTCAAAATAGGCATGTTTCTTTTCCCGGACATGACCATATTGGACTTCACCGGCCCTTATGATGTATTTGTGAAAGCGCCTTGTTTTGAGGTGGTGCTGTTGGGAGAAACGACGGCGCCCTTTAAGGTGGAAGGCGGTCTGACGATACAACCGTCGGTGACGATGGCTGCCTGTCCGCAGCTGGATATCCTTTTTGTGCCCGGTGGCAAGGGTATCAATGCATTGCTCACTAACGGCGCGGTGCTGGATTTCCTCCGGCAGCAGGCGCTGGGCGCGAAGTATATCACCAGTGTTTGCACAGGCGCGCTGGTACTGGCTGCGGCCGGACTGTTACAGGGATATAAGGCCACCACTCACTGGCGTTCGCTGGAGCTGCTGCGTATGCTGGGTGTGGACGTGGTGGAAGAGCGGGTGGTGAGAGACCGTAACCGGATCACCGGTGGCGGCGTAACGGCTGGTATTGACTTCGCGCTGTCACTGACCGCCATGATAGGAGGGGAGGAGCTGGCGCGCATTGTTCAGCTGCAGTTGGAATACAATCCCGCGCCGCCTTTCCGGGCAGGTTCGCCGCATACTGCCGGCACGCCGGTATTGCAGGCTACGCGGGAACTGACCAAGCACATGCTCGAAACACGGCGGGGTATTATCCGTGCACTGCTGCAGGAGCGCGGAATGCCTGCTGCGCCGCCGTCCTGA
- a CDS encoding aldo/keto reductase translates to MQYRQLGKSDLHISEISYGCMSLGSDDADNARLVHQAIDGGINFFDTADLYDHGQNEISLGKALQGRRTNVLIASKAGNQWRPDGSGWDWNPRRDYILSCVEESLRRLQTDYIDLYQLHGGTLEDPTDETISAFETLRQQGKIRYYGISSIRPNVIRTFVERSNIVSVMMQYSLLDRRPEESCFPLLEQHNIGVLARGAVAKGLLIGKTPAPYLDYNEADVTKAAAAIQRLSTAGRSAAATALRYVLQQPAVTSAVVGMRTAQQVEEALEAARATPLTAPEIQQLQQVLPANLYEQHR, encoded by the coding sequence ATGCAATATCGTCAGTTAGGTAAGTCGGATCTGCATATCAGCGAAATCAGCTACGGCTGCATGTCGCTGGGCAGTGACGATGCAGACAACGCCCGCCTGGTACACCAGGCCATAGACGGTGGGATCAATTTTTTCGATACCGCCGACCTGTATGATCACGGGCAGAATGAAATCTCCCTGGGAAAGGCGTTGCAGGGCAGGAGGACAAACGTCCTTATCGCCAGCAAGGCGGGCAACCAGTGGCGGCCGGATGGCAGCGGGTGGGACTGGAATCCGCGCCGGGACTATATCCTGTCCTGTGTGGAAGAAAGCCTGCGCCGCCTCCAAACCGATTACATTGATCTGTATCAGCTGCATGGCGGTACTCTTGAAGATCCGACGGACGAGACGATATCGGCTTTTGAAACCCTGCGGCAGCAGGGAAAGATCCGTTATTACGGGATCTCTTCCATACGCCCCAATGTGATCCGCACCTTCGTGGAACGGTCCAATATTGTGAGCGTGATGATGCAGTATAGCCTGCTGGACCGCCGTCCGGAAGAAAGTTGTTTCCCGCTGCTGGAACAGCATAACATCGGCGTGCTGGCAAGGGGGGCCGTGGCAAAAGGCTTGCTGATCGGTAAAACGCCGGCGCCTTACCTGGACTATAACGAAGCTGACGTGACAAAGGCGGCGGCAGCGATACAACGGCTGTCCACCGCCGGCAGGAGCGCTGCCGCTACGGCGTTGCGGTATGTGTTGCAGCAACCGGCGGTTACTTCGGCCGTGGTGGGCATGCGCACGGCGCAGCAGGTGGAGGAGGCTTTGGAGGCGGCCCGTGCTACGCCGCTCACGGCACCGGAAATACAACAGCTGCAACAGGTATTGCCGGCCAACTTATATGAGCAGCATCGCTGA
- a CDS encoding ADP-ribosylglycohydrolase family protein translates to MQQQITGAFLGTAIGDALGVPVEFQTRSYLRENPIREFTGYGCWNQPPGTFSDDTSLTLCTAESLTQGYNLTHMAQTFLKWYAEGYWGAHDKVFDIGHTTRHALTRVGAGTSPLVSGGFEEFENGNGSLMRIMPVAVYLAREENIRQRYHMVKEVSGITHAHFRSLMACFIYVEFLRNLLTIKDLQESYQVMRAAVNDFILANQFNPSEIKIFSRILQDNITNLEEKDIQSSGYVVHTLESALWCLLNTGNFQDAVLTAVNLGGDTDTTAAVVGAGAGLHYGPDNIPATWISGVAKSAKIIELSQQFTDALSTPSA, encoded by the coding sequence ATGCAACAACAGATCACAGGCGCTTTTCTCGGTACCGCCATCGGCGATGCGCTCGGTGTTCCGGTTGAGTTTCAAACCAGGAGCTACCTTCGGGAAAATCCCATCCGGGAATTTACCGGCTACGGCTGCTGGAACCAGCCTCCGGGCACTTTTTCAGACGATACGTCCCTTACCCTTTGTACAGCTGAAAGCCTCACACAAGGATATAACCTCACCCATATGGCCCAAACGTTCCTGAAATGGTATGCAGAAGGTTACTGGGGCGCACATGATAAGGTATTTGACATCGGCCATACTACCCGCCACGCTTTAACACGGGTAGGCGCCGGCACCTCTCCCCTGGTCTCCGGCGGTTTTGAAGAGTTTGAAAACGGTAACGGTTCGCTCATGCGTATCATGCCGGTGGCTGTTTACCTCGCCAGGGAAGAAAATATCAGGCAACGCTACCATATGGTGAAGGAGGTGTCCGGCATTACCCATGCGCACTTCCGTTCTCTAATGGCTTGTTTTATTTATGTGGAGTTCCTGCGGAACCTGCTGACCATCAAAGATCTGCAGGAATCCTACCAGGTTATGCGGGCGGCGGTGAACGATTTCATCCTGGCCAACCAGTTCAATCCTTCGGAGATCAAAATTTTCAGCCGGATACTGCAGGATAATATTACCAACCTGGAAGAAAAAGACATCCAAAGCTCCGGTTATGTGGTGCATACCCTCGAAAGCGCGCTCTGGTGCCTGCTGAATACCGGCAATTTCCAGGACGCAGTGCTTACGGCGGTGAACCTGGGCGGCGATACCGATACCACCGCGGCGGTGGTGGGCGCCGGTGCAGGACTGCATTACGGGCCGGACAACATCCCGGCAACCTGGATATCGGGCGTAGCTAAATCGGCTAAAATCATCGAATTGTCACAACAATTCACCGATGCGCTCAGTACGCCCTCTGCCTGA
- a CDS encoding DUF6515 family protein: MKNRFYMLFVLIGLLCTTTATGAYAQHRVSRGGGGFGGGGRVSGSHYTPPVRVSPGYSRGGGYYHGYRGPVYHGGAYYSHGWYGPRYPRYYRYRPFYYPRIGLYVSTLPYGYFALGPQFGPVYYYGGTYYESDRSDNGYRVVDPPMNAAVPDLPDGATEVQFNGNSYYELNGTYYQEVMTDNGRRFKVVGKNGKIGNTVVSPQNNDNSNNNDTDNNSTETVPPDILNKLPEGSRSVQINGQQYYLSPDGMYYQQVTTNNGTGYQVVGKMEAGQ; this comes from the coding sequence ATGAAAAACAGATTTTATATGCTGTTTGTGTTGATTGGGCTGTTATGCACAACGACAGCAACCGGCGCTTATGCCCAACACCGTGTTAGTCGTGGCGGAGGAGGCTTCGGCGGTGGCGGGCGCGTATCAGGTTCTCATTACACGCCCCCGGTGAGGGTTTCCCCCGGCTACAGCCGTGGAGGCGGCTATTACCACGGTTACCGCGGCCCTGTGTATCACGGAGGGGCCTATTACAGCCATGGCTGGTATGGCCCGCGTTATCCCCGCTACTACCGGTACCGTCCTTTTTATTACCCGCGTATCGGGCTCTATGTGTCCACGCTGCCTTATGGCTACTTCGCCCTCGGACCGCAGTTTGGCCCTGTATATTACTACGGCGGCACTTACTACGAGTCTGACAGGAGCGACAACGGCTACCGGGTGGTAGACCCGCCCATGAACGCTGCCGTACCAGACCTGCCGGATGGGGCTACCGAAGTGCAGTTCAATGGCAACAGCTACTATGAGCTGAATGGCACCTACTACCAGGAAGTGATGACTGACAACGGCCGCAGGTTTAAAGTAGTGGGTAAAAACGGGAAAATCGGCAACACCGTGGTGAGCCCGCAGAATAATGATAACAGCAATAATAATGACACAGACAACAACAGTACCGAAACCGTACCTCCCGATATCCTGAACAAGCTTCCTGAAGGCAGCCGCTCTGTACAGATCAACGGGCAACAATACTACCTGTCACCCGACGGCATGTACTACCAGCAGGTAACCACCAACAATGGTACAGGATACCAGGTCGTTGGTAAAATGGAGGCCGGCCAGTAA